Proteins encoded together in one Yersinia mollaretii ATCC 43969 window:
- the ilvI gene encoding acetolactate synthase 3 large subunit, translating to MEMLSGAEMVVRSLIDQGVKHVFGYPGGAVLDIYDALHTVGGIDHVLVRHEQGAVHMADGYARATGEVGVVLVTSGPGATNAITGIATAYMDSVPMVVLSGQVPSSLIGYDAFQECDMVGISRPVVKHSFLVKRTEDIPTVLKKAFYLASTGRPGPVVIDLPKDIVGPAVKMPYAYPEQVSLRSYNPTVQGHRGQIKRALQTILAAKRPIMYVGGGAINSACHEELLAFAEKLNLPVTSSLMGLGSFPGTHRQSVGMLGMHGTFEANMAMHNTDLIFAVGVRFDDRTTNNLAKYCPDATVVHIDIDPTSISKTVNADIPIVGDAKQVLVQMLDLLPQIDCAQDFDSLRDWWQSIEQWRARNCLGYNKESGKIKPQAVIETLHRLTKGDAYVTSDVGQHQMFAALYYPFDKPRHWINSGGLGTMGFGLPAALGVKLALPDETVVCVTGDGSIQMNIQELSTALQYNLPVLVLNLNNRYLGMVKQWQDMIYSGRHSQSYMDSLPDFVKLAEAYGHIGIAIRTPEELESKLADALSQLSETNRLVFVDVTVDETEHVYPMQIRGGGMDEMWLSKTERT from the coding sequence ATGGAGATGTTGTCAGGAGCCGAGATGGTTGTCCGATCGTTAATCGATCAGGGCGTTAAGCATGTGTTCGGTTATCCCGGCGGGGCCGTACTTGATATCTACGATGCCCTGCACACGGTTGGCGGCATCGATCACGTGCTGGTGCGCCATGAACAAGGTGCGGTACACATGGCTGATGGTTATGCGCGGGCAACCGGCGAAGTCGGCGTGGTGCTGGTCACTTCCGGCCCCGGTGCAACCAATGCGATTACCGGTATTGCCACGGCCTATATGGACTCCGTGCCGATGGTGGTGCTTTCTGGTCAGGTGCCTAGCTCGTTGATTGGCTATGACGCTTTCCAAGAGTGCGACATGGTGGGGATCTCCCGCCCGGTGGTCAAACACAGCTTCTTGGTTAAACGCACGGAAGATATTCCGACGGTACTGAAAAAGGCATTTTATCTGGCTTCGACAGGTCGCCCAGGTCCAGTAGTGATTGATCTACCGAAAGATATTGTCGGGCCTGCGGTCAAAATGCCTTACGCCTATCCAGAACAGGTTAGCTTGCGCTCCTATAATCCGACAGTGCAAGGTCACCGTGGGCAGATTAAACGCGCGCTGCAAACTATTCTTGCGGCCAAAAGACCGATTATGTATGTCGGTGGCGGGGCAATAAATTCAGCCTGCCACGAAGAGCTATTGGCGTTTGCCGAGAAGTTGAATCTTCCGGTCACCAGCTCGCTGATGGGGCTGGGGAGCTTCCCTGGAACACATCGCCAAAGTGTTGGCATGTTGGGGATGCACGGGACGTTTGAAGCCAATATGGCCATGCACAATACGGATCTGATTTTCGCCGTTGGTGTGCGCTTTGATGATCGTACCACCAATAATCTGGCTAAGTATTGCCCGGATGCTACTGTGGTGCATATCGATATCGACCCGACGTCAATCTCAAAAACCGTCAATGCAGATATTCCGATTGTCGGTGATGCCAAGCAAGTGTTAGTACAAATGCTGGATCTGTTACCGCAGATCGATTGCGCACAAGATTTTGATAGCTTACGTGACTGGTGGCAATCCATCGAACAGTGGCGCGCTCGCAATTGTCTGGGCTACAACAAAGAGAGTGGCAAGATCAAACCACAAGCGGTGATCGAAACACTGCACCGCCTGACCAAAGGTGATGCTTATGTCACGTCAGATGTGGGTCAACACCAGATGTTCGCCGCGCTTTACTATCCATTTGATAAACCACGCCATTGGATCAACTCCGGCGGTTTAGGCACCATGGGCTTCGGTCTACCGGCGGCACTTGGAGTTAAACTGGCGTTACCGGATGAAACTGTGGTGTGTGTCACCGGTGATGGCAGCATCCAGATGAATATTCAGGAGTTATCCACCGCGCTGCAATATAACTTGCCGGTACTGGTACTGAACCTGAATAACCGCTATCTCGGCATGGTGAAGCAGTGGCAGGATATGATCTATTCAGGCCGTCATTCACAGTCTTATATGGATTCACTGCCTGATTTTGTCAAATTGGCTGAAGCCTATGGTCACATCGGTATTGCGATCCGCACGCCGGAAGAGCTGGAAAGTAAGTTAGCTGATGCTTTGTCACAATTATCCGAGACGAATCGTCTGGTGTTTGTGGATGTGACTGTCGACGAAACGGAGCATGTTTACCCGATGCAGATTCGCGGTGGTGGCATGGACGAAATGTGGCTTAGCAAAACGGAGAGGACATAA